A window from Candidatus Aminicenantes bacterium encodes these proteins:
- the rfbC gene encoding dTDP-4-dehydrorhamnose 3,5-epimerase, giving the protein MKITASEIPDVKIIEPRVFGDRRGYFFESYRHDDFARAVGPMQFVQENESFSVHGVLRGLHFQKPPVAQGKLVRVVRGEVLDVAVDIRCGSPWFGKHVARKLNEENKWQMWVPAGFAHGYVVLSDEAIFAYMCDNYYSPEHEAGIRYDDPFLKIDWILDKAKIQVSEKDSQHPCFEEIISAEYFQFA; this is encoded by the coding sequence CCAGTGAAATTCCCGACGTGAAGATCATCGAGCCCCGGGTTTTCGGCGACCGGCGCGGCTATTTTTTCGAATCCTATCGCCATGACGACTTCGCCAGGGCTGTCGGCCCGATGCAATTCGTCCAGGAAAACGAGTCGTTCTCCGTTCACGGGGTCTTACGCGGGCTCCATTTCCAGAAGCCGCCAGTGGCCCAGGGCAAGCTGGTTCGGGTGGTCCGCGGCGAAGTGCTGGATGTCGCCGTCGACATCCGTTGCGGCTCGCCCTGGTTCGGGAAACACGTGGCCAGGAAATTGAACGAGGAGAACAAGTGGCAGATGTGGGTCCCCGCCGGCTTCGCGCACGGGTACGTGGTTTTGAGCGACGAAGCCATCTTCGCCTATATGTGCGACAATTATTATTCGCCGGAGCATGAAGCCGGGATACGCTATGACGACCCGTTCTTGAAAATCGACTGGATACTGGACAAAGCGAAAATACAGGTGTCGGAGAAAGACAGCCAACATCCCTGTTTCGAAGAAATAATTTCTGCAGAATATTTTCAATTTGCATAA